A region from the Pelagovum pacificum genome encodes:
- a CDS encoding ABC-F family ATP-binding cassette domain-containing protein has protein sequence MLRIQDISYSVEGRPLIEHASATIPTGHKVGVVGRNGTGKTTLFRLIRGELTLETGEIVMPKGARIGGVSQEVPGNEVSLIDTVLAADTERAALMAEETDDPTRIAEIQTRLADIDAWSAEARASTILKGLGFDDAEQLMPCSAFSGGWRMRVALAAVLFSQPDLLLLDEPTNYLDLEGALWLENYLARYPHTVLIVSHDRGLLNRAVGGILHLEDRKLTFYATPYDKFAEVRAARIAAAESENAKAKARIAHLQSFVDRFRAKASKAVQAQSRLKMIERIKLISTPQEAALRAFSFPEPEELSPPIITMEGASVGYDGKAILSKLDLRIDQDDRIALLGKNGEGKSTLSKLLSDRLEAMSGKLHRTAKLRIGYFAQHQLDELFPDETPIDHVRRLRPDENPARHRARLSGFGLNANQAELTVSRLSGGQKARLALMLATIDAPHLLILDEPTNHLDIESREALVEALTAYSGAVVLVSHDMHLLSMVADRLWLVKGGRVTPFEQDLEAYRRLLLATDSPKANKPEKPKAARPSRDQVLALRAEARKCEERVTKLNDMRDKLAKKLADPELYEDTRINELETWNRKYAEVMQGLERAEALWMAALEKLETAEAA, from the coding sequence GGGCGAGCTCACGCTCGAAACCGGCGAAATCGTGATGCCCAAGGGCGCGCGGATCGGCGGTGTCAGCCAGGAGGTGCCGGGCAACGAGGTGTCCCTGATCGACACCGTGCTCGCGGCCGATACCGAGCGTGCCGCGCTGATGGCGGAAGAGACCGACGATCCGACGCGGATCGCCGAGATCCAGACCCGCCTCGCCGATATCGACGCCTGGTCGGCGGAGGCCCGGGCCTCCACCATCCTCAAGGGCCTCGGCTTCGACGATGCCGAACAGCTGATGCCCTGCTCCGCCTTCTCGGGCGGGTGGCGGATGCGTGTCGCACTGGCCGCGGTGCTGTTCAGCCAACCCGACCTGCTGCTGCTCGACGAGCCGACCAACTACCTCGACCTCGAGGGGGCGCTGTGGCTGGAGAACTACCTCGCCCGCTATCCGCACACCGTTCTGATCGTGTCCCACGACCGGGGCCTGCTGAACCGCGCGGTCGGCGGCATCCTCCACCTCGAGGACCGCAAGCTGACCTTCTACGCCACACCTTACGACAAGTTCGCCGAAGTGCGCGCGGCGCGCATCGCGGCGGCGGAGTCGGAGAACGCGAAGGCCAAGGCGCGGATCGCCCACCTTCAGAGCTTCGTCGACCGCTTCCGCGCGAAGGCGAGCAAGGCGGTGCAGGCGCAGTCGCGACTGAAGATGATCGAGCGGATCAAGCTGATCTCCACCCCGCAGGAGGCCGCGCTCCGCGCCTTTTCCTTCCCCGAGCCGGAAGAGCTGAGCCCGCCGATCATCACGATGGAGGGTGCCTCTGTCGGGTATGACGGCAAGGCGATCCTGTCGAAGCTGGACCTCAGGATCGACCAGGACGACCGGATCGCGCTGCTCGGCAAGAACGGTGAGGGCAAGTCGACCCTGTCGAAGCTTCTGTCGGACCGGCTGGAGGCGATGTCGGGCAAGCTGCATCGGACGGCGAAGCTGCGGATCGGCTATTTCGCGCAGCACCAGCTGGACGAGCTGTTTCCCGACGAGACACCCATCGACCACGTCCGCCGGCTGCGCCCGGACGAAAACCCGGCGCGGCACCGTGCGCGGCTGTCGGGGTTCGGGCTGAACGCCAACCAGGCGGAGCTGACGGTCAGCCGCCTGTCGGGCGGCCAGAAGGCGCGTCTGGCGCTGATGCTCGCCACCATCGACGCGCCGCATCTGCTGATCCTCGACGAACCGACCAACCACCTCGACATCGAGAGCCGCGAGGCGCTCGTCGAGGCGCTGACCGCCTATTCCGGCGCGGTCGTGCTGGTGAGCCACGACATGCACCTGCTGTCGATGGTCGCCGACCGGCTTTGGCTGGTGAAGGGCGGCCGGGTCACGCCGTTCGAGCAGGACCTCGAAGCCTATCGCCGTCTGCTGCTTGCGACCGACTCTCCCAAGGCCAACAAGCCCGAGAAGCCGAAGGCGGCGCGGCCGTCCCGCGACCAGGTCCTCGCGCTGCGCGCCGAGGCGCGCAAATGCGAGGAAAGGGTCACCAAGCTGAACGACATGCGCGACAAGCTGGCCAAGAAGCTCGCCGATCCGGAGCTGTACGAGGATACGCGGATCAACGAGCTCGAGACCTGGAACCGCAAGTATGCCGAGGTGATGCAGGGGCTTGAGCGGGCCGAGGCCCTCTGGATGGCCGCGCTCGAGAAGCTCGAGACGGCCGAGGCGGCGTGA